Within Quercus lobata isolate SW786 chromosome 5, ValleyOak3.0 Primary Assembly, whole genome shotgun sequence, the genomic segment GTCCTGatgttatattttaaatatttggaTTCCTGGCAATTAAGTAGGGAGCTGCTCAGGAGATGCTAACTGACCCAAGGTCATTAGCATTACGCACTGTATTATGAATGTGGAacaaaattttgggaaaaaaaaacttctaatgtATTTGGCAACCTGGAATTCTATACCGGCACTGAGCAAAAACTCTGATTCAGCAAGAAGTCGTTTGATTGAGATAAGTGTTTATGCTATAGAAAGACTTTTTGATTGAAAAAGAGCTGCTGTTATGAGATTCCTGTGGGTTCTGATTCAGCAAGTTGTCTTTTGTGTTATGCTTGATCTGGATAACTGATAAGAAGCGGGAGTTTGTGGCCGTTATCTATCTGCAAGGTGCTTCGTGTACTTGGAGGAAGACTGTATGGAGATTCATTTTGAACCCCTTAGTACCTcctggaatgaggtttttgaaGGAGGTTGTTTCCTTGATGATGTGTATAGTAGCTACTTGTTTCTTGGAAGAAGCTTATTGCCCTCTAGCAGGTTCCAGTGATCTCTGGAAAATTGGCATAGATTAAGACATCTCAAGTTTGATATGCTAGTAGATGTGCATCAAGAGTTCCTCTTGATATTGCTTTTGAAGCTCTACTGTTGATGTAAATCTTGTTTGGTTGCAATTGAACATTTTAAGTCATTATTATCTCCTTCTAGAGAGACTATTGATTCATGACAGTTTCGTAATTGGTAATTAGCAGTTGCAGGTGCAGTTGTTGAGTTTTGAACTCACGACTTTACCTTCTTTGTTTCTACTTCTCGAGGGCGGAAAAAAATTCACTGACTTTATACTCCACTTTGCTCTAAAAGAGAAGTGTCATTTGAGATGGAGCTGCACTTTGAATCGAAACATTTTGATGAAGAAGCTAGCAATTAACCTTGGTTTCATCTGTTGTGTTTTTCAAAACTTATGCTTGGAAtgcatttcacttttttttttttttttttgtatattttcagAAAAGTTTGGAAGCCTGGCAGAACCATTTTGAGTTGCTAGGGTGGCATTCTTTCGAGGATGAGGAAGCTTGATGAgctattttttctcaaaaaaaaggaaaaaagagagagctttTAATCGCATCCTATATTTCGATTAAGATTTCAGACTTCTTGCAGACCCTTTTGCCTTAATTGACAGGCTTAGTGGAAGATCCCATTTGTGAATCAAAGGGAGAGTAATGCATTCATATAATCGTTTGATTAAATGCAtctttatgactttttttttatatattttttttatttttaagaaagaagacggctattattaatatgaaaatgaGGCTTCATCAAcccaaataaaaggaaaaactaatgATGGAACGTCCTCCATCCATACAACACAATTAGGAAAATTAGCCGCTAACTTGGCTAAACAATGTGCCACTTTGATACCATCCCTCCTTACATGAGAATAGGATAATTCTATAAAAATTACTTTCAAAAACTCGCGTGTCCTCAACAAGCAAGCCAAACCCAGCCCAGCCAGGACCGGTTCTGTAGTCCTCAAAGCATCAGTAATTACTCTCGAGTCCTCCTCCACAACAATTCTGTCCAAACCAGTTTCTGCAGCAAATTCTAGCGCTCAGACAGCAGCCAAAGCTTCGATTTCAGCTGCCTGATATGCTTGGTTTAGCCTTTGGGTTAGGGAGGCGAATACTAGACCCTCATTTTGAGTTCTAATCTGGTTCCTCTGGGTCCATATACTCCAAACAAGCATTGAAAACAATTCTGTGCATTTATCATTCCTGAAAATCCAAGCCGTGAGTTCCCCAAAATTCTGGAACGTTACCTGTGAGCGAAAATCCCAGGTATCCGAAGCTCCCCATCTGTATGACTTGGGGCTCTAAATAATGCctaattaatcaaaatattacaaataaacAGAAGCTGAAAAGTAAAAACGGGTGACAGAAATGATGTAATGTACCAGGCAATCTTTCAGTAAGCCCCTAATCAGATGGGTAGCTTGGCAATGTACTCATTTCATTGTGAGGATGAAAAAGCACtatccgaaaaaaaaaaaaaaaaaaaaaaaaaattccctatttgtttttatatttttaaagatttaatCGCATTCTGAATGGTGAAATGCAGAGCTTGCAAGGTGTTATGGATAGCAAAATTTCGTGTGACAAGAAATTAATCAAtatctatatatctaaaatttgaaatgttGAGCCACCTCATCAGCCACATCatactctttttgtttttctttttaaatcatttttctctttatgattttttaatttttttattatataaaataattaaatacaaatcatGGACAAACATTATTATTCATTAGATACAAATATTTGACTATTCAACTATCtaaattgatttcaacttttcgttttcttctttctaatttcaagtaatttttaaaattgaataagtCATTATCTTTTTAGTGGATAAAATTAACATTTCAAGTGTCCCTTCATTTATCTTTTGTTATAGTGTTTCCTCTtccaaaatttcagtttttcacaaccttatctctctcacactcatacattgattatttatttttaagttttataatgttatatataccAATACACATTTTAGATACAATCACCCATCatctacaacaaaaaatttagcacAATACTAATTGTTTtccatatttttcaattaagtTTTAGTTTTCACCATTTTGAGAATACATCAAGCATTAAGTGTCTCTTCGTTTATCTACCGTTATAGTGTTTTCTCTTCCAAAATTTCGGTTTTTCACAaccttatctctctctcactcatacactgattatttatttaagttttacaatGTTATATATACCAATGCACATTTTAGATACCACTGCGCATCTTTGGTGCGGTGGTCagtccacaagtataaatgcttataGGGTGTAAGGGGCAAGAGTTGAGGTTCAAGCCTCCAGAAGGAAGTTTCACaaacatatacacttagattaagttagagtgaaatttctatcttgtatcaaaaaaagataCAATCACCTATCatctacaacaaaaaaattagcacAATACTAATTGTTCtccatattttttaatcaagcTTTTGTTTTCACCATTTTGAGAAGACATCAATTATATTTGTCTGAAACTTTCAAAGTTAAGGCAACAATGGGAAGACCATTGAGGTAAACAAAACacacaataaaaaatgatttgtttttttctttttagtattcTTGCATTTTCTGAAATGATTATGTTGGtttccttttcaaatttttcaatgatgttgtcttttgttatttttaattgacTTAGAATTGTTAATGCAGTTTTATTTGGCCTATTATTGTGGTGGAAATTCCTAATGTTGATATGAAACATATTGATAATGAACATTTTTTGTGCTTATTTGTAGAGTGTCAAAAAGTATTTAGTAtagtaattttgttattgttgcatctcatgtgtttggtaaaatttcttttagaaatcttatgcatctttctcaaatttgtttatgatttttattttgttctttctaCTACAAATATTAGGCATCTCCACCATTAAATTTTTAgctaatttgagattttttggtAAGCTTTTACTTTGTTTAGTTTATCTTCTTTAAGGAAAAAGCCGAAAAGAGAATaagacaaaatataatttactctAGAGTATCATTAtgctattaatatttttatgtatagATACTTAAGGAACTTGATTAATTCTTTCTTAGAATTCCTATTATCCTTACGTCTAGCCtcttagattaattttttggggttaaagTGATAGCCTAGCAAGATTCTTTATGGTGTCCCCTACTTGTGATTCAAACCCCACCATCCCCCCTCCACCACCATCTacgtctttctctctctctctctctcaatatatatatatatatataaaagataggttcaagttacacctagtgtaactcttctttttctaaatcattggatttaagtagatccaatgGTCAAAAAAATGCACTCATTAATGCTGATATTCTGATAAAGATCTCATTTATTATCCTTATTTATAACATTCAATACCTATCTCTAATCCCAAAAATaggtatatttttctctttgcactctctttctcatccaCTACatgtttctctctcctccattGCTCTTCCACCTCCATTTTCATAAGGTTCCACCTCCACAGCCACGTagaatctgatttttttttttttatgaaagacTAAACTTTTGGCACTTAACAAAGCTTTTTGGTGaatcatatgtatatatatatatatatatatatatatatatatttgtctaaTCTATAAATTTAAGTATTAATTAGCTATTCTCTGTGGAGTGGTTGGAGAGTGAAATTAACTGTTGGTAATGCCTATTTGGTTACTTACGAAGGTCCCCCTGTGCTATCTTTTACTCTCCACGCCATTGCCGTTTTGTTGAAAAAGGCTAAGGATTGGATTGGGACTGGTTTGTCTTGGCCTGGATAGAGCTTCCCATGCTGACATAAACTCCATTGTTTAGAAAGCTCTTTTGACCACCTGATCATGGAGTAAATTGTTTCTGTGTGCATGTCATTCTAATCATGTACTTCAAGAGCAAGGCAACAATTCTCTGGTAGAGTCTAAATTCTATACTGGCCCTGAGCAAAGACTCTGATTCAGCAAGAAGTCGTTTGATTCAGATACAAGTATTTATGCAATGTAAAGACTTGTTGATTGAAAAAGAGCTGCTGTTATGAGATTCTTGTGGAGTCTGATTCAGCAAAGGTGTCTTTTGGGTTATGTTTGATCTTGATAACTGATAAGAAGCAGGAATTTTTGGCCATTATCTACTCCGCATGATGCTTCATGTGCTTGGAGGAAGACTGTCTGAATGGTGAATTGCAGAGATTGCAAGGTGATCTTAATCGCAAAGTTTTGTGTgataaaatgagaaattaatTATGTCAATAAGAACGTTTATAACATAGCAAATAAAGAGGTTACCATAACCTCTTTCAAAGctaccctcccttaaaagtttgTCAAAGCTAGATTTATGTTAACTTGGTAAGAACGTTTGATAGCTTTGACTAAATAAGAACGTTTGTCAAAGCTATCATCATTACTCCACTCAATAAGAACGTTTGTCAAAGCTATCAAGTTATAGTCTACTAGTTTAATATATGgaatactaattaaaaaaaataataatatataatttagtagtctataaacattttttttaaagatggttaaaaatatatttactaATAGGTTGTCCCAACAAACTCAAGGACCCCTTCAACCTTTAAGAACTTAGTCCTTAGGGAGGTACCAACTCACTAAAGgtgcggtttttttttttggtaaagggGATAAAAACAGAGAAACTACACAAGCAGGAACTCAGTAGGGCAGCGCCTACTGACATACAGACCAGCCAAGTCATGGCTTAGAAAAGGAAGAAGCTTCACAGGGggatagtaaaaaaaaacaaaaatcttcatTCTGAGCTGCACCCTTTCTAGCAAGAAGGTCAGCGCATCTATTAGCCTCACGGTAGCaatgattttgaattataaCTTAGATTCTATTGTTAGTCTATTGATAACTTAGATTCttgattataattttgaattataaattcTCAATCTTTGTTGGTTTTAACAACATGAAGATAACCCAAAGGTCCAACTTTAAGTTTATAGCAATTACATGTTTGATAAAACTTGTTAAGTGACAATAAATGATATCTTTAATGatttaacaaaataacttcttcttttttagaaaagattaaaaaaaaaaaaaaaaacttcaacgTAAACATATGCTTAAACATtaacttgtgttttaaaaataaatattaaataatctTTTATGTTTATTCCATATGtgaactcattttttttttttttgaaaacattttggGTTGGAACCAAATTTgaaatacactttttttttttttaaatctagtATGTATAGACTATAGAAAAAAGttcaacaagaagaaaaaaaaagagtaagactTAAGAGGATAAATACTTTATATGTTATGTAGCCTAtacataggttttttttttttttttttgagaaacaaacttataaattttgtaacaattaattaatgagatgggttcaagttaaacctagtgtaacttgaaccttttataaaaatatagcATTAAATGCTAATTGACTTACACCTCCTTTACTTAATTAATAGCAATTTTGtatctctctccttatttattatttaaaaccttttacatatattcctttttttgCCAATgactttacaaatatatttgcaatacTTAGTCATtccgtgtatatatatataattttgagttATCCATAAAGTAAgcatcatgttttttttttttttgggggggtggtgAATTATCACGTCAATTGTTAAGCCTAAACctatgatttgaatttttcttcctcatattgaatgaatttaaaaaaaaaaaaaaaaacacatatacaTAGGATTTGAATTATCCAAAGATCATATCgctataaatagattattactatttttaattgtaaaCGTTGTCAACTGAtcagatttgaatatatatatatgatcagGTCCAACTGTtaattcaattataaatttacacTGAATCAATTTATTCAAGCATTTGACTTctataatcaaacaataaacTTGGGATCcggaaaccaaaaaaagaaaataacatgaGTATTACAGACTCAGGCACAtccaaaaaggaagaagatggaATTGCAAATATAATTGTAAAGtcattcaacaaaaatataaatatatatatatatatatatatatgttaattattatttgagaaACTTATCATTTAAAACCTCATTAAACAACACTtagccatttatttatttttaaggagaCAAGATATATATTCACAATTGATAAAACTATAAGAGTATGACCggcttaaataataaataacaaataacaaaaaggaATTTATCTAAaaggttttaaataaaaagaaaagagtagtACGAACTCAaccaaagaaaatatatatatatatatatatatattgcaaatatatttgtaaagtcATCGGcaaaaaaaggaatatatgtaaaatgttttaaataacaaattaggagagagaaacaaaattgctattaattaagtgaatgaGGTGTAAGTCAATTAGTATTTAgtgctatttttttaatcattagaTCAATTATAAATCTATGGTTTACAAATGGTGTAACTCTTGTCAAGTTACACCTaatataacttgaacccatctcgttaattaatacttaataaatttatataacataattaataaatgGGAAATGTTAACTAGTGTCCTTAGGGCATTGATTAAGAATCctgttaaagaaagtttttatgggaaaaaaattaatattttgacaatttttttcattttccataaaagtgatgtcaaaactttcttaaattCAATAACATGAACcttaataaatttatacttataattaaaaaagagtAAAGTAACCGACAATTCAAATAAAGTAGTAACAGTTATAGTTTCCCTCTCCAACCACTTCACTCAGACAACCTAGTTCCAACTTCCCACTACTATAAACAATTCTCTTCTCTAtcaacaactctctctctctctctctttctctctcctagATCAAAATCCAACACAGCCTACATTTACAGTTAAATCCCCAAACCCTAACCCCCAAATTGTTTtagcaaatgaaaaaaaatcacagtCCTTCATACCTAGATCGAAAATGGTTCATGCCTTTGCTCACCATTTTTGTACTCTCTCTCATCCTCGTTCTTACGCTAAGCCTAGGCCACGCTAAGTTCTCTTCAGGAATCGACGACCCACCGCCGAAATTCGCAGCTCTGGACCGGAATTTCGACCGGTTAGGGCTTCTACCGAAGCTGCCGAGTTTCGCGTACTCGATATGGGGTTCGAAAGGGGACGTTTCGAGCGTGAAGAGGTTGCTTGAGGCAGTGTATCACCCTAGGAATTACTACGTGTTGCATCTTGATCTGGATGCTTCGGATGCCGAAAGGTTGGAGCTTGCGAAGTATGTGAAGTCGGAGAGTCTGGTTTTTAGGGAGTTTGGGAATGTGATGGTGGTTGGTAATGCCAATTTGGTTACCTACAAGGGTCCCACTATGATGGCTTCTACGCTTCACGCCATTGCCATTTTGTTGAAAAAGGCTAAGGATTGGGACTGGTTTATTAGTCTCAGTGCATCGGATTATCCTCTCGTTTCGCAAGACGGTAATTTTGGGCTTATTGCTTGATTTGATTTACAtttcaatttgatagttatgCTTTGtagttgttgatgttttcgtGTATATATATGATTTGTAATGCACATAGTTTTGTGACGTGGGTTATGTTTAATtgtgcaagaaaaaaaaaagggttttgaaTGGTATGAGATTCACATTCTAGGCATATATGTTGTTCAGATTTGATTTTGCTTGTTATGTAGTTGTTGATATCAAATAGTTTGTAATGAATTTTATGAGCACTTGTTGCTGATTGAGATGTCTTACTTTCATGATAGATTGTAATAGAgtgatttttgtaatttagtgATGTGGGTTATGTTTAATTATACAAGAAAAATGAGTTTGGAGTGGTATGAAGATCATATTCTAGGCATACATGTTGTTCTAGTTTGCAATCTTATTGGCTTTGCTAacatttctatatattttgttgttcTAGATCTCTTGCATATTTTCTCATACTTGCCTAGGGATCTGAACTTCCTTGAGCACACAAGTAATTTTGGATGGAAAGAGTGAGCATGCCATTCTTGCTTGATCTTGTCTCTATAGATATGGGGATTATAATTTCTTTCTATGCTTATGGTGTATGACACTTACTGTATGCTTGCTTGCAGGAATCAAAGAGCGAGACCTCTTATAATAGATCCGGCCTTGTATCAATCAAAGAAATCTGGTGTTTTTTGGGCTAAAGAGAAAAGGTCTATGCCTGCTTCTTTCAAGTTATTCACAGGTACTGCTTTACATTAGCCTTTTACCAAATTATTTATTCGGTTATTTGAGTATCCTTTTGTGAGAGACTGGAAAACTGGCTCTCAGAAAAGGTACACCTTTGTTTCAGGTCTATTTTAATATGATAAgtgtaaaatatgaaaaacagtGCTCTCTGCAAATATTTTCAGCTGAATTTATACAATCCCTTACCAAGTCATTCCTATCAAATATTAACAGAGTTGCGAGGTATGATGGTACAGTTCTATTAATATATTAGCGAAGTTCTTGAACCAGAAAACAAAGTTTAAAACAATTATCTGTAGTTATCTAAAATTTACACAACATCTGGCTATCCTTGGAGTTACTTTTTGGATTCTGGGCTTTGTATACAGCCCCTTTTACCCTTCTGTCTTAATCATTCCTTTGAACCacaaaagcatgaaaagtgacTTTCTTAAGACTGTGTTTAACTTAATTTGTGGCAGTTTTGAATATTGTGTAGCCTGGAAATTATAAGATCAAGTTGATACTTAAGATTGCTTCCACAGAATTCTTACATCATTTCTTGAAGGAATGAAATATCACCAATCACCAATCATCATTCACCAATCATCCTTAAGATTGCTCTGGCAATCCTCTTCCAGTTTGATTAATCCTTGTATCATGGTGTTGATTTTCATCAATTGTAACTCGTCCATTAAAAGAGGAAGCGGCATTGTTCATAATATATTATGCAGTTCTTCAACTTTCAATACATCAAACATGATTTTGAACTGGAAATTCCATTTGGAGATGATGGAAATGGATGAGGTTGTATTTATTGGGAATTGACAAagatgttgtgtgtgtgtgtgatttgtATGTTAGTAAATGGTTGATGCTTTAGATTCATTTTACTTCTTTATCTATAACTTTAAATGATCTTATTGATCAGGGTCTGAATGGGTGGTGCTGACAAAATCGTTTGTTGAATTTTGTGTTTGGGGATGGGATAATCTCCCTCGTACTTTGCTCATGTACTatacaaatttcatttcatCCCCTGAGGGCTACTTCCACACTGTTGTTTGTAACCACAAGGACTACCAGAACACAACTGTAAATCATGATTTACATTATATAAAGTGGGATAACCCTCCAAAGCAACACCCAATTTCTCTTACCCTGGAACATTTCAATGACATGGTGCAAAGTGGTGCTCCTTTTGCACGTGGGTTTGCCAAAGATGATCCAGTCCTCAACAAAATTGATGAAGAGCTGTTACGGAAATCAGATGGCCATGTTACTCCTGGTGGCTGGTGCGTTGGGAATTCTGTTTTAGGTAAAGACCCTTGTGTTGTTTATGGGAATCCAAATTCAGTTAAACCGACTGTAAATTCTAAGAGGCTAGAGAAACTCATGGTGAAGCTTCTTGATTCAGACAATTTCAGGTCTAAACAATGTAAATAGTCTTCCAGTGTCTCAAtcttttcatcaaatttttttattcatcctGCTATGGTGGTTTGTTACGCAGAGAACTACTTCATTTGTGGTAAATTGCATCTTTGCAGTTTTACTtctatttgttattttcttacaCTGAAACTGTGAAACAATTGCTGTCAAGGGGCATTGGATCACTGATGATAAGATAGCATTGCATTAGTGAGAGGTTGATGTATATAATATTGTTGAGTTAAGAGATTGTCTGTCAATGACTTCCAGATTACCTCAGTGTGTCATGAATGGTATTATGTCCATGCTTTACAAACCGAGTTATGAAAATTAACCTTAAAAGGCACAGACTAGGATTATTTTGAGCCTGTATGCATTTTAAATGAGCACTTCAGCACTAATGGGCTGGTTAGGAAATTGGAAGCTGCCAAGTATTGTAAACATTACATTTATATATTCTGAATGTAATAAACAGGTACTTTTCTTTGGTGTTAACCCAACATATGTAGAAACAGATAAAACACGTCTCGATGGTTCTGGAAATTCAGACTGTAGAGTGAAAAATTTCCTCCCTCTAGATCTATCTgaatgttgaataaaaaaatccatctctccctctctctctctctctctctctctcacacacacacacacacacacaaagccaATTAATAGGGAATGCCTTATGCTCATCATTGTTCCTGTAATTTGATCAGTGTTCTTTTATCTTGGAGTAATTTGTTTCTGTTTgcatgtcatcttgatcatgtACTTAAAAGAGCAAGGGGTTTGACTTAGACAATTCTCTGTAACATACCTGAAATACACATTTGTGCATTCACACTTTTTTGTGATTCGTGTGCAAGGCTTGCATGTCAACAATAATGTGCACTTTAGATCagattaaaattgaaaagaagaaaaaggggtAAACATTTCATGCATCAGCTAAGATAATATTATCTCTTGGCTAGGGATATGATAAATTGCAGGAAGAATCCTGTAATATAACTGGCCAAATGGCCTTGAATATGTTGAACTCCAGAACATTAGTGGTAGTAGGTCCCGacattatataaatattgaGTTCCTGGTGATTGAATAGGGAGCTGCCAGTTAGACATTTTGGTTGCTGTATGCGAACTTGAGTGTtgatattaatgaaatatgttgATGCTCATGGACTGAGTTATTTTGATATCAGAATGTTTGGATTGTTACCATGGATGTCCCGATTGGGGACACAGAGGTGCCAACTGGGTCATTGGCGTTACCCATTGTATAATGAATGTGGAATACAGTTTAGCCAATGTATTCACTGAAGTAAAGCTTGTCAGAGCAAAATCTAGTGAAAATTTCCTACATGGGGATATGACTTAAGTGGCCCTGATCTGAAAAATAAAGTGACCATCTGAGCTTTTGTGCTTTGTGTAGTCTTAGTGAGATAAGTTCTTATGCTATGTAAAGATTTGTTGTTCGAAACAGAGCTGCTGTTATGAGGTTCGTAGATTCTGATTCAGCAAGTCTTGGGTACTGTTTGCATTGGATAACTGATAAAAAGCAGGAGTCTGCGACCATTATCTATCTGCAAGATGCTTTATGTGCTTAGAGAAACACCGGCTGTATTAAGATTCATCTTGAACCCCTTAGTACCCTTGGAATAAGGTTATTGAAGAAGGTTGTTTCCTTGACGACATGTGTAGTAGCTGCTTGACTTTTGGAAGAAGCTTATTGCTCTCTAACAGGTTCCAATGAGCTCTGGGAATTTGGCATGGATGAAGACATCTAAGCTGGATGTGTTAGTGGAAGAGCATCAAGAGTTCCTCTTGATATTGCTTCTGAACCTCCACGGTTGATGTAAACCTGGTTTGGATGCAACTGAACATCCTTAAGTCACTCTTTGTCAACTGCTAGAGAGACTTTTGATTGAAACAGTATTGTAATCGGTATTTATTAATTGCACATGCGCCTGATGGGTTTTGAACCCATGACTTTACCTTCCATTTTGTTCTTACAAGGAGAAAGGTCATTTAAGCCATTGCTCACTGGCACTTTGACTCTTTGACATGTTGGTAAAGAAGCTAGCAACTAACCTTAGCCTCATCTTTTGTGTTTCTCAACAACTTTTGCTTGGAATGTATTTTTCATCTATGCATTTTCATTAATGTTGAAAGGCAGTCAAGAACCATTTTGAGTTGCCAGGAGGAAGCAATCACAAAGCATGATGAGCTTGATTATGCTTCCAAACTTCCAATCACAACT encodes:
- the LOC115992203 gene encoding beta-glucuronosyltransferase GlcAT14C gives rise to the protein MKKNHSPSYLDRKWFMPLLTIFVLSLILVLTLSLGHAKFSSGIDDPPPKFAALDRNFDRLGLLPKLPSFAYSIWGSKGDVSSVKRLLEAVYHPRNYYVLHLDLDASDAERLELAKYVKSESLVFREFGNVMVVGNANLVTYKGPTMMASTLHAIAILLKKAKDWDWFISLSASDYPLVSQDDLLHIFSYLPRDLNFLEHTSNFGWKENQRARPLIIDPALYQSKKSGVFWAKEKRSMPASFKLFTGSEWVVLTKSFVEFCVWGWDNLPRTLLMYYTNFISSPEGYFHTVVCNHKDYQNTTVNHDLHYIKWDNPPKQHPISLTLEHFNDMVQSGAPFARGFAKDDPVLNKIDEELLRKSDGHVTPGGWCVGNSVLGKDPCVVYGNPNSVKPTVNSKRLEKLMVKLLDSDNFRSKQCK